One part of the Enterococcus sp. DIV1094 genome encodes these proteins:
- a CDS encoding Gfo/Idh/MocA family protein, whose amino-acid sequence MLKIGIMSGASIVPRFVEGIKESGVAQAAAIATRRLEKAQQLATELGIPKAYGSYEALLADNEVELIYIPLINHLHFSAAKAAIQAKKHVLLEKPFTLHSEEAQELYALAQQHDVFLMEAQKAVFLPAIEDVKKTIDSGKIGQVQLVDIRDARPGSEKIPWFWDMEKGGGVLISNASYPLSVSQYFFGTGFDGYNGICVEHGSGQTDEQCMINLKQKDLLISLFLTTKMSFTSTYSIIGEKGTIIIPNYWKTDHYTIQMNDGEVVKKDFPMNSEFVFEIRHVADLLSSGKKQGTVVDPNMTITNVQVVDDLYYKWFGDAWRKGSSDK is encoded by the coding sequence ATGCTAAAAATCGGTATCATGAGTGGCGCGTCGATCGTGCCACGTTTTGTTGAGGGGATCAAAGAAAGTGGTGTGGCGCAAGCTGCAGCGATTGCTACACGTCGCTTAGAAAAGGCACAGCAGTTAGCAACAGAATTAGGGATTCCAAAGGCTTATGGCAGTTATGAAGCATTGCTTGCTGACAACGAGGTAGAATTGATTTATATTCCACTGATCAATCATCTTCATTTTTCCGCAGCGAAAGCCGCCATTCAAGCGAAGAAGCATGTGCTTTTAGAGAAACCTTTCACATTGCATTCAGAAGAGGCACAAGAACTCTATGCGCTGGCGCAACAACACGATGTTTTTCTTATGGAAGCACAAAAAGCAGTGTTTCTCCCAGCAATCGAAGACGTGAAAAAAACGATTGATTCAGGAAAAATCGGTCAAGTGCAATTAGTAGATATTCGTGATGCTCGCCCGGGGTCTGAAAAGATTCCTTGGTTCTGGGATATGGAAAAAGGGGGAGGCGTATTGATCTCTAATGCTTCCTACCCGTTAAGTGTCAGTCAATATTTCTTTGGAACAGGCTTTGATGGCTATAACGGTATATGTGTTGAACACGGCTCAGGTCAAACAGACGAGCAATGTATGATCAACTTGAAACAGAAAGATCTTTTGATCAGTTTATTTCTAACAACAAAAATGTCTTTTACTAGTACGTACTCAATCATTGGCGAAAAAGGGACGATCATTATTCCTAATTATTGGAAAACGGACCATTATACGATCCAAATGAACGATGGAGAAGTAGTGAAAAAAGATTTTCCGATGAATAGTGAATTCGTCTTTGAGATCCGTCATGTCGCCGATTTACTTTCCTCAGGCAAGAAGCAAGGGACAGTGGTAGATCCGAACATGACGATCACAAATGTTCAAGTCGTTGACGATCTTTACTACAAGTGGTTTGGGGATGCTTGGCGAAAGGGATCAT